A window of Methanolobus sediminis contains these coding sequences:
- the pspAA gene encoding PspA-associated protein PspAA — protein MIIRIVGAGQYEVPESFYDELNVIDNKIVDLVSEGNEEGYKSELTKLIDSIKSCGSQIDDTEIVESDIIVPPEDLTFEEAKEVFKGEGIFED, from the coding sequence ATGATCATAAGAATAGTTGGTGCAGGTCAGTATGAAGTTCCAGAGAGCTTCTATGATGAACTGAATGTCATTGACAATAAGATTGTAGATCTTGTTTCAGAAGGAAACGAGGAAGGATACAAATCCGAGCTTACAAAACTCATAGACAGTATTAAGTCATGTGGAAGCCAGATCGATGATACCGAAATAGTTGAATCAGATATTATTGTCCCACCCGAGGATCTGACATTCGAGGAAGCTAAGGAAGTTTTCAAAGGTGAAGGTATATTTGAGGACTAA
- the pspAB gene encoding PspA-associated protein PspAB yields MGFRDLVGSVLGSSRVPKAKTDKLFAISTAVITLELNLNLKPSAVAAICFKSMDMSKYENTRHEIEELLQFSTKETGTDFSIEKDEYNFMWVILRDKDFEDLVTNIHMISETLVEQGFGEQILCAVYRFESDGPVYWIYNFKQGNYYPFAPRGKNNRDNNTEFRLKSLMENELPIEKDVGKWYPLWSMPI; encoded by the coding sequence ATGGGTTTTCGCGATCTAGTGGGTTCTGTCCTTGGAAGCAGCAGAGTACCTAAAGCGAAGACTGATAAACTCTTTGCCATATCAACAGCAGTGATTACACTGGAACTTAACCTGAACCTTAAACCATCTGCTGTTGCAGCTATTTGTTTTAAGTCCATGGACATGTCAAAGTACGAAAATACCAGACATGAGATCGAAGAGTTATTGCAATTCAGTACTAAAGAAACAGGCACTGATTTCAGTATAGAGAAAGATGAATATAATTTCATGTGGGTGATTCTCAGAGACAAAGATTTCGAGGATCTTGTGACCAACATTCACATGATCTCCGAGACACTTGTTGAACAGGGATTTGGTGAACAGATACTCTGTGCAGTATATCGTTTTGAGAGTGACGGACCTGTATACTGGATATATAATTTCAAGCAGGGAAATTACTATCCTTTTGCCCCAAGAGGAAAGAACAACAGGGACAATAATACGGAATTCAGGCTCAAATCTTTGATGGAAAATGAACTTCCAATAGAAAAAGATGTGGGGAAATGGTATCCCCTTTGGAGTATGCCTATTTAA
- a CDS encoding PspA/IM30 family protein: MGLFGRMETVVKSKMNKLMDRMEDPRETLDYSYEKQLEMLQDVKRGVAEVTTSKKRLQLQRSKLQQNIEKLDGQAKEAIKADREDLARLALERKSTLNIQIQGLDQQIAELEKEQEKLVAAEKRLSTKVEVFRTKKETIKAQYSAAEAQVKINESVSGISEEMADVGLAIERAENKTEQMKARASALDELIDTGTLDDLTSSGDDIDRELAKINSATTVDLELEQLKKEAGK; the protein is encoded by the coding sequence ATGGGCTTATTCGGCAGAATGGAAACAGTAGTGAAATCTAAAATGAACAAACTTATGGATCGCATGGAAGACCCACGTGAAACACTGGATTACTCCTATGAAAAACAGCTTGAAATGCTCCAGGATGTAAAGCGAGGTGTTGCTGAAGTTACCACATCTAAAAAGAGACTTCAACTGCAGAGATCAAAGCTCCAGCAGAATATCGAGAAACTTGACGGGCAGGCAAAAGAAGCCATTAAAGCAGACCGTGAAGACCTTGCGCGTCTTGCTCTTGAAAGAAAAAGTACTCTTAATATCCAGATACAGGGTTTGGATCAGCAGATAGCTGAACTTGAAAAAGAGCAGGAGAAACTTGTAGCTGCTGAAAAGCGTCTTTCAACCAAGGTAGAGGTTTTCAGGACCAAGAAAGAAACTATAAAGGCGCAGTATTCCGCAGCCGAGGCACAGGTCAAGATCAATGAATCTGTGTCAGGTATAAGTGAAGAAATGGCTGATGTAGGTCTTGCAATTGAAAGAGCTGAGAATAAGACCGAACAGATGAAAGCCCGTGCATCTGCACTCGATGAACTTATCGATACAGGCACACTTGATGATCTGACAAGCAGCGGTGATGATATCGACAGAGAACTTGCAAAGATCAATTCAGCAACAACCGTTGATCTTGAACTTGAACAACTAAAGAAGGAGGCAGGTAAATGA
- a CDS encoding dicarboxylate/amino acid:cation symporter → MKNKSKAMSGRYNLPDPLTLIHPRSLKNLNYHLQELVKGRLWLKILIGMVLGIITGLVLGPSTGILSQEMSYTIGEWLALPGYLFLALLQMIVVPLVFASIIRGIAAGEDMEQLKKIGLRTVGYFLVTTALAILIGLILALTINPGSYISTELVQGTMATNTTQAESSGLGSFDVAELPGMITTIVPTNPLGSLATGQMLQVVIFSIIIGVALVSMQPVQSKPLLELLGSLQEVSMTVVRWSMLLAPIAVFGLISKFTLNLGIDALMGMLVYVGTVLLGLLLMLIVYMLIILLVTRKNPLTFLRSIRDVMLLAFSTSSSAAVMPLSIKTAEENIGVRPSISQFVIPLGATINMNGTALYQSIAAVFLAQAFGIELSFGQLLLIMITVVGASIGTPSTPGVGIVILAMILNSVGIPTSGIALIIGVDRILDMSRTAVNVTGDLVTCVIMDKWVAGKKTANEEFIEVAKHEAQRRVYDEDVIVASSEE, encoded by the coding sequence ATGAAGAATAAAAGTAAAGCCATGTCAGGAAGGTACAACTTACCGGATCCCCTTACACTTATTCATCCGCGTTCACTGAAGAACCTGAACTATCATCTTCAGGAGCTTGTGAAAGGAAGACTCTGGTTAAAGATCTTAATAGGAATGGTACTGGGCATTATTACAGGACTAGTACTTGGGCCATCCACTGGAATATTGAGTCAGGAAATGTCTTACACTATTGGTGAATGGCTGGCACTTCCAGGATATCTTTTCCTTGCGCTACTTCAGATGATCGTTGTACCACTTGTTTTTGCATCCATTATTCGCGGAATTGCAGCCGGAGAAGATATGGAGCAATTAAAGAAAATTGGCCTTCGAACCGTAGGCTATTTCCTTGTTACCACAGCCCTTGCAATTCTTATAGGACTGATACTTGCACTTACAATTAACCCTGGAAGTTACATCAGCACTGAACTTGTTCAGGGAACCATGGCAACCAACACGACACAGGCCGAAAGTAGTGGACTTGGTTCTTTCGATGTAGCTGAACTTCCAGGAATGATAACTACAATTGTTCCAACAAATCCCCTTGGATCACTTGCAACCGGACAGATGTTACAGGTAGTGATATTCTCCATAATTATTGGAGTAGCTCTTGTTTCCATGCAGCCCGTACAATCAAAGCCACTGCTTGAGCTGCTGGGCTCCCTTCAGGAAGTCAGCATGACAGTTGTTCGCTGGAGCATGCTTTTGGCACCGATTGCTGTGTTTGGGCTTATCAGTAAATTCACTTTAAATCTGGGAATAGATGCACTTATGGGAATGCTGGTATACGTTGGTACAGTGTTGCTTGGTCTTTTACTGATGTTGATCGTGTACATGCTTATCATTCTTTTAGTTACAAGAAAAAATCCATTGACTTTTCTAAGATCTATTCGTGATGTGATGTTACTTGCGTTTTCCACATCAAGTTCTGCTGCGGTTATGCCGCTTTCAATAAAAACTGCAGAGGAGAATATTGGAGTGAGACCTTCTATATCCCAATTTGTGATTCCACTGGGTGCTACTATCAATATGAATGGTACGGCTCTTTACCAGAGTATAGCGGCAGTATTTCTTGCACAGGCATTTGGCATAGAACTCAGTTTTGGACAACTCCTACTAATCATGATAACTGTAGTAGGAGCTTCTATAGGAACTCCGTCAACACCAGGAGTAGGTATTGTTATCCTTGCAATGATACTGAATAGTGTGGGCATACCTACATCAGGTATCGCACTTATAATCGGAGTTGACAGAATACTTGACATGAGCCGTACCGCAGTTAATGTAACAGGTGACCTTGTGACCTGTGTAATTATGGATAAATGGGTTGCAGGTAAGAAAACAGCTAATGAGGAGTTTATTGAAGTTGCTAAACATGAGGCACAGAGAAGAGTTTATGATGAGGATGTAATTGTGGCTTCTTCTGAAGAATAA